A region of the Deltaproteobacteria bacterium genome:
GGAATTTTTTAGGGGTCGATCCCCAGGAGGTCATCGGCAAACACTGCCGCCAGGTTGTGGAACACACCCGGATGGATGTGGTGGCCCAGACCGGCATCCCTGAAATCAACCATCCCCATCGCATCAAAGGCCAGGATATGGTAGTCCAACGGATTCCCATCTATAAGGACGACAA
Encoded here:
- a CDS encoding PAS domain-containing protein, with the translated sequence MPSKTTQELQEKIAFYERVLDNIRNGVMITDPDGQVIFFSRTYGNFLGVDPQEVIGKHCRQVVEHTRMDVVAQTGIPEINHPHRIKGQDMVVQRIPIYKDD